In the genome of Synergistota bacterium, one region contains:
- a CDS encoding cache domain-containing protein, with translation MKAKAIFRALIVLGLIGVALISLFVYRESLSNAIEFISRENRPKVELASRMFRSILHRRVEKLKVIASSIERWPNLFTIRALFRRFYTESGGNCFLAVEWVDSEGHIIEGYPPEHTPYGFFYGRNKTSWNYFLRVKRAKNVVISGSIRLFEGELGLSLAYPVRSGSRFIGAVIMILSYDRYIGPRVFGKGRFILVDADNGKIVYAPEFPGLSERKFKEIVKADIPK, from the coding sequence TTGAAAGCTAAAGCCATCTTTCGTGCTCTCATAGTGCTTGGTCTTATTGGCGTTGCCCTCATTTCCTTATTTGTATATCGGGAGAGCCTCTCAAATGCGATAGAGTTTATATCTCGTGAGAATCGTCCTAAGGTAGAGCTTGCGAGCCGTATGTTTAGATCTATCCTTCATAGGAGGGTAGAGAAGCTGAAGGTTATTGCTTCTTCAATTGAAAGATGGCCTAACCTCTTCACTATTAGAGCTCTCTTTAGGCGCTTTTACACTGAAAGCGGGGGAAATTGCTTTCTCGCGGTAGAATGGGTTGATTCTGAAGGCCATATCATAGAGGGGTATCCTCCTGAGCATACTCCTTATGGTTTTTTTTACGGAAGAAACAAGACCAGCTGGAATTACTTTCTCAGAGTTAAGAGGGCAAAAAATGTGGTTATCTCTGGCTCAATAAGGCTTTTTGAGGGGGAGCTTGGTTTATCTCTTGCCTATCCGGTTAGAAGTGGAAGCAGATTTATCGGAGCGGTTATCATGATCTTAAGCTATGACAGGTATATTGGTCCACGTGTTTTCGGAAAGGGCAGGTTTATACTTGTGGATGCCGATAATGGCAAAATTGTCTATGCTCCTGAGTTTCCAGGGTTATCTGAGAGGAAATTTAAGGAGATCGTTAAGGCTGATATTCCCAAAG